TTTTTAATGTCAATAGGCGTAATATTTATAATCTCTTTATTAGATAGAATGGGTAGAAAATGATTTGATGCGGTTCTTTCTCTGATTTTCTCTTTTCTCTGCTTTGTATATTCCGTAAAAACTTCTTTAAAATTATATACAGCTTTATTTTTAATCGGTATATTAAATCTATCCCTTATTGTATCGGCATAAATAGCCGCCGCAATTTCACTTGCCGCCGGTTTATCTTTAGTCTTGCAGGAATATTGGTATAATTTATTATCTATCCTGAATTTGCACCAGTAAACCTGCCCTCTTTTATAAATATTCATACTGTATCCTATGTATCCGTTTTTGTATCCAAAATTTTATAAATTTACATAAATTTTAGTAAATTTTAGAAATTATGTCAAGATAGGATATTGTCTGAAATGCCTTATTTCCTGCGGTTTTTAAATGGCTGGGGGAGAAGGATTCGAACCTCCGTAATGGGAGTCAGAGTCCCAGGTCCTGCCGCTAGACGATCCCCCAAATTGATAAAAATGCGGGTTTTATCAAGAATAAGTTCTACTATTATATGATAAAGCATCAAAAAAGGTCAATAAAAATAACATACCCAAATCCCGATTTGGAAATTTATTTTCTGGATTTGGGACATAAAAAAATTTATTAATTTATCTAAATTTTATAAAAAATCGGCAAATAAAATGTTATAATATTTACTCGGAGGAAATGGAATTTAACTATGAAATTTAAGGCACGGTATTTTTATATTTTAGCCGCATCTGCAATTATTATTTTAATTTTGTTTACTGCGGCTATCGAGAAATATATGCCGTCGTCCTCAAGCAAAACATCCGCCTTTTTGGATAAGTTAAAATCCGCCGCCGCCCTATCCGGTGAATCTTCCGGCCATTTAGGGTGTAAAAGTACCGCCGAATTCCCCTGCATCGTAAAATATTTGCATTACTTGCGTTATCTCCCTGTTTCGGTTTCCCCCTCCGGTAAATACGGCTACGAATTTTCGTTTCCGGTTCCGAAAGCTTTGCAGAAAACCGCGGACTCATATAAATGGAACCCCCAAAACCCGTTTATTTTAGGGGCAATAACGCAATATCTCGAGGCGTCGGGCATGCTGCATGACGGGGAATACGCAAAACCTCAAATAAACGGAAGGCTTTTGTCCGAACTGAAAAAAAGCGCGGCAAAGGGGGAATTAGACCCTTACCCGTGGAAATGGATATTAGTCAGGCAGGCCGCGAAAGGCGAGATGGTCGAACTTTACGAAAACGGCAGAAAGGTTTTTTCGTCTCCGGCAAATACGGGTGAATTTGCGACCACTCCCGACGGGACATGGTATGTCTTCCTCCGCTTTCACAGCACTGCGATGAGCGGCTTGTCCCCCTCCCGGATTTCCATGAAAGTTTACGAATCGCTGAAATTAAAACATCCCCGCATGGTCGGGTGCTTAGACGGACACCCCGTAAAATGGATCGCGTACAATGATTCCGGCATTAAGTACGCGGATTATTTTAACGGCGGAATAGCTCTGCATTATATCGCCCGCACCCATTATGGATTTCCTCAGTCGGCCGGGTGCGTGGAATTGCCTTACGACAATGCCAGATTCCTGCACAAAAACATAGGTTACGGAACAATTGTCACGGTGCTTGGAACCACCGGACCGGCGGCAACAAAACAAAGGAGCGGCGCTGCCGCCTCCGGAGCCTGCACCCAGGCCAAAGTTCAGGCTAAACCTGCCAAATCCGCATCGGCATATTCGACATATAAAGATAAAACCGTTGCAAGCAGTGAAAAAACCTTTTAAAAACCGGAAAAACATTGGGATAACCTTTATTATAGATAATTACAGATAGACATTTTAACAGTTATTGACATTTATGCCTTTACGCCCTTTAATTATGCTATTTATTTTGGTATAATCTTTGCGTAATGGCATATGTAAATCTACTAATTAGATATAAGTTTAGATATAAATCATTAATATATCAAAACATGGCATGAATATACAGGCAGTTTTAAAAAAAATCGAAGAACCGGCAAAGAGAAGGGTCGCTTTCCTTGGGTTTTTAACGGAAGAGCTTAGAAAAAACAATATGTTTTTACCGGTCGTAGTCGGCGGAGAGGCTCTTGAAATATACACGCAAGGAAATTATACCACAGGAGACATAGATATAATTATAAACGAAAGCAAGCAGTCCATACTTAATATTTTAAAAAAATGGGGATTCAAAGAAATAGACAGGTTTATAGTTAATGAAGACCTCGATATTTATATAGATGTGTGCGGAAGTATTTTTGATAAAAAGCTGACTAATAAAATCAAGATCAACGATAATACCATAATAACTTTGATTACGGTCGAAGACCTTATAATCGACAGGTTTTGCAGTTATAAATTCTGGAAAATAGACGAGGATTTGAGATGGGGTATCATACTTTTGTATAACTATAAGGGAAAAATAGATGAAAAATACCTGAGGCGGAGGGCATTAGAAGAACAGGTGGAGGATATCCTGAAAAAAGCAAAGAACAAAATATATAAAATGCCCAAACCGCATTTGGAGAAAACCGGAAAAAATGGATAGAACATGGGATTATAAGGAAATTGTAAACCTTTCCAGAACAAAAAAGCCGGAGTTAGTCAAAATGGGGCTTTATCCTTTTGATAAAAGGGGACACCTGAAAAGGAGAAGGTATAAGGACAAAATGCTTTTAAGGATGTCTATTGCCCGAGCAGAAAAATACCCCCCGTTTATAGACGAAGCGGGTAATTTAGTTTTGCCGTATTTCTACGATGTTATTAAACCTGCCGCTTTAAAATAGGATTGCCTGCCCGTCTATCATGGAATCGTCCATCATCGGCAGCCCCGATGCGGGATTTACTCCTATATCAGCGGTAGAGGAAGCAGAGTCGGAATCGCCGAATAAGCCGGAAAACCAATTAAATCTTTTACAAATAATATGCATATTGTTTCTTTATGAAAGAGAAACTTAAAGAGATAATTAGGGATTTTCATAAAGGAACCCTTCCGCAAACAAAAAGAAGGGATCTGGAAATTCCCTTAGAATCACAAAAAATTATAACCGTTTCGGACGTCATAAAATAGCCCGCATCCTTCTTTATTATTCGAACACCCCGTAAATTTTATACCCGCAAAATTTACAATTTCCGTTAATAACATTATTTTCC
This is a stretch of genomic DNA from Candidatus Acidulodesulfobacterium ferriphilum. It encodes these proteins:
- a CDS encoding murein L,D-transpeptidase, whose translation is MKFKARYFYILAASAIIILILFTAAIEKYMPSSSSKTSAFLDKLKSAAALSGESSGHLGCKSTAEFPCIVKYLHYLRYLPVSVSPSGKYGYEFSFPVPKALQKTADSYKWNPQNPFILGAITQYLEASGMLHDGEYAKPQINGRLLSELKKSAAKGELDPYPWKWILVRQAAKGEMVELYENGRKVFSSPANTGEFATTPDGTWYVFLRFHSTAMSGLSPSRISMKVYESLKLKHPRMVGCLDGHPVKWIAYNDSGIKYADYFNGGIALHYIARTHYGFPQSAGCVELPYDNARFLHKNIGYGTIVTVLGTTGPAATKQRSGAAASGACTQAKVQAKPAKSASAYSTYKDKTVASSEKTF